A genomic segment from Streptomyces sp. NBC_00459 encodes:
- a CDS encoding UvrD-helicase domain-containing protein, whose product MPQLAFANSFWESYDVLERPVKAGVRKAMQKFQQLTVPELQADKGLHLESVENARDPRMRTIRINDFWRGVVLAPDDGSDVFLLVNVVPHDDAYTWAAKRLYTTNSATRALEVRNVAAIEQLTPALEKAAEAADSLLFAKYSDTMLRELGIDDQVLRAVRTIVDKAQLRAFETLLPEDQCEVLQYLAEGFSPEEVYRDVVAVRRPIDAGPDPDESLAVVIANTASRITLVTGPEELADILEKPFAAWRVFLHPSQRRVAYRVSYGGPVQVTGGPGTGKTVAALHRVKHLLTRSPDARVLLTTFTNALAASLRENLSVLLDDESLLARVEVTTVNAYAHGIVTRLDGRAPSPIGDREERQVWQRTVKKLGLPWTEQFLAQEYRHVVLAQDLRTLDDYRAASRRGRGSALPPTRREQLWPAVELFESMLRDQKVTTHLKVCARAAELLATSSPTHDHVVVDEAQDLHPAQWRVLRGAVAPGSDDLFITGDPHQRIYDSKVSLGSLGISVAGRTHRLRINYRSTEEILAWSTGILTPVSVDDLGGEGSDTLAGYRSLLHGRTPHLDGHASEQAEIAALVERVESWIAQGIRPSEIGVCARFNVLLDKAYDKLTAARVPVARVRDNPGPGMDGVRLATMHAMKGLEFRCVAVIGATASALPFAREVTPASVDSLQHDSDLLRERCLLFVACTRAREALAVSWSGAASPFVPRTT is encoded by the coding sequence GTGCCGCAGCTCGCGTTCGCCAACAGTTTCTGGGAGAGCTACGACGTCCTTGAGCGCCCCGTCAAAGCCGGCGTACGCAAGGCGATGCAGAAGTTTCAACAGCTCACCGTGCCCGAACTGCAGGCGGACAAGGGATTGCACCTGGAGTCCGTGGAAAACGCGCGTGATCCACGCATGCGGACCATCCGCATCAACGACTTCTGGAGGGGTGTCGTCCTCGCCCCGGACGACGGCAGTGACGTCTTCCTGCTTGTCAACGTCGTCCCCCACGACGACGCCTACACCTGGGCCGCGAAGCGGCTGTACACGACGAACTCCGCGACCCGAGCACTGGAGGTCCGCAACGTCGCGGCGATCGAGCAGCTGACCCCGGCTCTTGAGAAGGCCGCCGAGGCCGCCGATTCGCTGCTCTTCGCGAAGTACTCGGACACGATGCTGCGCGAACTCGGCATCGACGACCAAGTACTTCGGGCCGTGCGGACCATTGTCGACAAGGCGCAGCTACGGGCTTTCGAGACGCTGTTGCCGGAGGACCAGTGCGAGGTGCTGCAGTACCTGGCCGAGGGGTTCAGCCCCGAGGAGGTGTACCGGGACGTGGTCGCCGTCCGGCGGCCCATCGACGCGGGACCCGACCCGGACGAGAGCTTGGCCGTCGTCATCGCCAACACCGCGAGCCGCATCACCCTGGTCACCGGCCCGGAGGAACTCGCCGACATCCTGGAGAAGCCGTTCGCGGCCTGGCGGGTGTTTCTGCATCCCTCCCAGCGCCGGGTCGCCTACCGGGTGTCGTACGGCGGCCCGGTTCAGGTCACCGGCGGCCCGGGGACGGGCAAGACGGTCGCGGCACTGCACAGGGTCAAGCACCTGCTCACCCGCTCCCCGGACGCCCGCGTGCTGCTCACCACGTTCACCAACGCCCTGGCCGCGTCGTTGCGGGAAAACCTGTCCGTCCTCCTGGACGACGAGTCGTTGCTCGCCCGCGTCGAGGTGACCACGGTCAACGCCTACGCGCACGGAATCGTGACCCGCCTCGACGGGCGGGCGCCCTCCCCGATCGGTGACCGGGAGGAGCGGCAGGTGTGGCAGCGGACCGTGAAGAAGCTCGGACTGCCGTGGACGGAACAGTTCCTGGCCCAGGAGTACCGCCACGTCGTCCTCGCCCAGGACCTGCGCACCCTGGACGACTACCGCGCGGCCTCCCGGCGCGGTCGCGGCAGCGCACTGCCGCCGACCAGGCGGGAGCAGCTGTGGCCCGCAGTCGAACTGTTCGAGTCCATGCTGCGCGACCAGAAGGTCACCACTCACCTCAAGGTGTGCGCCCGTGCGGCCGAGCTCCTGGCCACTTCCTCACCCACGCACGACCACGTCGTGGTCGACGAGGCACAGGACCTGCACCCGGCCCAGTGGCGTGTCCTGCGCGGAGCGGTGGCGCCCGGCAGCGACGACCTGTTCATCACAGGCGACCCGCACCAGCGCATCTACGACTCGAAGGTCTCACTCGGTTCGCTGGGCATCTCGGTGGCCGGGCGCACGCACCGCCTGCGCATCAACTACCGCAGTACGGAGGAGATCCTCGCCTGGTCGACGGGCATCCTCACCCCGGTGTCGGTCGATGACCTCGGTGGCGAGGGCAGCGACACCCTGGCGGGTTACCGGTCGCTCCTGCACGGCCGCACTCCACACCTGGATGGGCACGCCTCGGAGCAGGCGGAGATCGCGGCGCTCGTCGAGCGCGTCGAGAGCTGGATCGCGCAGGGCATCCGGCCGTCGGAGATCGGCGTGTGCGCCCGCTTCAACGTGCTGCTCGACAAGGCGTACGACAAGCTGACAGCGGCCCGTGTGCCGGTGGCCCGGGTCAGAGACAATCCGGGGCCGGGCATGGACGGCGTACGACTGGCCACCATGCACGCCATGAAGGGGCTGGAGTTCCGCTGCGTCGCCGTCATCGGTGCGACAGCGAGCGCGCTTCCCTTCGCCCGCGAAGTGACGCCGGCCTCCGTGGACTCGCTGCAGCACGACTCGGACCTGCTCCGGGAGCGGTGTCTGCTGTTCGTGGCGTGCACACGTGCGCGGGAGGCGTTGGCGGTGTCGTGGAGCGGGGCAGCCAGTCCATTCGTTCCGCGGACGACGTGA
- a CDS encoding McrC family protein: protein MTRVVELVEHAPALRVALPDAAGRALAAGDIVDAAPDPYVPGHWSLRAGSKVGAVAVAVPGNDEPITVRVAPKVSIARLFFLLGYSLDPKGSWRDGEVDVTGHRDLLPALAHAVERQIDRALRRGLLQGYRVTEETSLVVRGRIGEAEQIRRRFGAALPVEVEYDEFTTDIAENRLLRAAVERLLRLPGVPHDVRRGLLHQRARLAEVMVIVRGQPLPAWQPSRLNSRYQHALHLARTVLENASIEHAVGGLRVDGFLFDMNRLFEDFVTVALREACRGLGHSARLQDPHHLDEAAEIRMRPDFVLYGQNAAPCAVVDAKYKAEKRAGFPDADLYQMLAYCTALGLREGHLVYAKGNAPHAAHTVRHAGIVIHQHALDLDQEPSGLLSDVAEVAARLVSTPRV from the coding sequence GTGACCCGGGTCGTCGAACTCGTCGAGCACGCACCGGCCTTGCGCGTCGCGCTGCCCGACGCTGCCGGACGGGCCCTGGCGGCCGGGGACATAGTGGACGCGGCTCCCGATCCGTACGTTCCGGGGCACTGGTCTCTGCGGGCCGGCAGCAAGGTCGGCGCCGTGGCGGTCGCGGTGCCGGGGAATGACGAGCCGATCACCGTGCGCGTCGCCCCCAAGGTTTCCATCGCCCGCCTGTTCTTCCTTCTCGGGTACAGCCTCGACCCGAAGGGCAGCTGGCGAGACGGGGAAGTCGATGTCACCGGGCACCGCGATCTGCTGCCCGCGCTCGCCCATGCAGTGGAGCGGCAGATCGACCGCGCCCTGCGGCGGGGGCTCCTCCAGGGGTACCGGGTGACCGAGGAGACGTCCCTGGTCGTCCGGGGCCGTATCGGGGAAGCAGAGCAGATACGACGGCGGTTCGGAGCGGCGCTGCCGGTGGAGGTGGAGTACGACGAGTTCACCACCGACATCGCGGAGAACCGCCTGCTGCGCGCTGCCGTCGAGCGCCTCCTGCGGCTGCCCGGCGTACCTCACGATGTTCGTCGGGGACTGCTCCACCAGCGTGCCCGCCTGGCCGAAGTCATGGTGATCGTGCGCGGTCAGCCACTGCCTGCCTGGCAGCCGAGCCGGCTCAACTCGCGCTACCAGCACGCCCTGCATCTCGCCCGTACCGTCTTGGAGAACGCCTCCATCGAGCACGCGGTCGGCGGGCTGCGCGTCGACGGGTTCCTGTTCGACATGAACAGGCTCTTCGAGGACTTCGTGACAGTGGCACTACGGGAAGCATGCCGTGGCCTCGGACACTCGGCGCGGCTGCAGGATCCGCATCACCTCGACGAGGCGGCCGAGATTCGAATGAGGCCCGATTTCGTGCTCTACGGGCAGAACGCCGCCCCGTGCGCCGTGGTGGACGCCAAGTACAAGGCCGAGAAGCGGGCCGGTTTTCCGGACGCCGACCTCTATCAGATGCTCGCGTACTGCACAGCCCTGGGCCTGCGCGAAGGCCACCTGGTGTACGCCAAGGGCAATGCGCCGCACGCGGCCCACACAGTGCGGCACGCGGGCATCGTCATCCACCAGCACGCCCTCGACCTCGACCAGGAACCCTCCGGGCTGCTCTCGGACGTGGCGGAGGTGGCCGCCCGGCTGGTGAGCACCCCGCGCGTATGA
- a CDS encoding DUF4357 domain-containing protein, translated as MADDGTPYPEFRLKLPNGGPEARGRLLTEKGTNGSQKFVVLTGSPGRPEVVPSFPVRMPSSYRLRQRLIEDEILVESEIWPGWMELVADVECNSPSAAAEILVGRSANGWLEWKTADGHPLSDYLDQVWWGPNRAWLVRGSNVSGLDLVRRLWLSEGLVTLRVRHLRPGVEQGTSKDRLRAAVEEDYASTVTYNQKVQLVEELHMFLSRMRPGDTMCTISGGRLYVGKITGDAGQLASEDGRSDLRRPVDWADDGHAYEDLPEALQQKLSAQHDVVDLTAVKDLIDGLGMSDEDLIEEAEAADRDPSVEIPALTARRELELPEPTDELAEELLVHDTAWLREVRDLLWDERQLVLYGPPGTGKTYLALKLAEFLGGGPEQVKLVQFHPSYAYEDFFEGFRPQEDPQTREVAFRLTAGPLRELADLASREGNRHIPHFLIIDEINRANLAKVFGELYFLLEYRNKSVRLTYSGDDFALPPNLFVIGTMNTADRSIALVDAAMRRRFAFVELSPRTEPTSGLLRRWLTREGRDTEPADLLDALNSRIDDADFRIGPSYLMKSGVYREGGLERTWRTKILPLLEEYHYGEGVDVEKRYGLAAVRESSG; from the coding sequence ATGGCCGACGACGGCACGCCGTACCCGGAGTTCCGGCTGAAGCTGCCGAACGGCGGCCCCGAGGCCCGGGGACGGCTGCTGACAGAGAAGGGGACGAACGGGAGCCAGAAGTTCGTCGTCCTGACCGGGTCGCCGGGGCGCCCGGAGGTCGTGCCGTCCTTCCCCGTCCGCATGCCGTCGTCGTACCGGCTGAGGCAGCGACTGATCGAGGACGAAATCCTCGTGGAGTCGGAAATCTGGCCCGGCTGGATGGAGCTCGTTGCGGACGTCGAGTGCAACTCGCCGTCGGCCGCCGCCGAGATCCTGGTCGGTCGCAGCGCCAACGGATGGCTGGAGTGGAAGACCGCGGACGGTCATCCGCTCTCCGACTACTTGGACCAGGTGTGGTGGGGACCCAACCGGGCCTGGCTGGTGCGCGGCTCCAATGTCTCCGGCCTCGACCTCGTCCGGCGTCTGTGGCTGTCCGAGGGGCTGGTGACCCTGCGAGTACGTCACCTGCGACCAGGTGTCGAGCAGGGCACCAGCAAGGACCGGCTGCGCGCCGCCGTCGAGGAGGACTACGCCTCCACCGTGACGTACAACCAGAAGGTGCAGCTGGTCGAGGAACTGCACATGTTCCTCTCCCGGATGCGGCCCGGCGACACGATGTGCACCATCTCGGGCGGTCGGCTGTACGTCGGCAAGATCACGGGAGACGCCGGGCAGCTCGCTTCCGAGGACGGCCGGTCGGATCTGCGCCGACCGGTGGACTGGGCGGACGATGGGCACGCGTACGAGGATCTGCCCGAGGCCCTCCAGCAGAAGCTCTCCGCACAGCATGACGTCGTCGATCTGACCGCCGTGAAGGATCTCATCGACGGCCTGGGGATGAGCGACGAGGACCTGATCGAGGAGGCCGAAGCCGCCGATCGGGACCCGAGTGTGGAGATCCCCGCGCTCACCGCCAGGCGTGAGCTGGAACTGCCCGAGCCCACGGACGAGTTGGCAGAAGAACTCCTCGTGCACGACACCGCCTGGCTGCGAGAGGTGCGTGATCTGCTGTGGGACGAGCGACAGTTGGTGCTGTACGGCCCACCCGGAACCGGCAAGACGTATCTCGCCCTGAAACTCGCCGAGTTCCTCGGCGGCGGGCCCGAGCAGGTCAAGCTCGTGCAGTTCCATCCGTCGTACGCCTACGAGGACTTCTTCGAGGGTTTCCGGCCGCAGGAGGATCCGCAGACCCGGGAGGTCGCCTTCCGGCTCACCGCCGGCCCGCTGCGTGAACTCGCCGATCTGGCCTCCCGCGAGGGCAACCGGCACATCCCGCACTTCCTGATCATCGACGAGATCAACCGCGCCAACCTGGCAAAGGTCTTCGGCGAGTTGTACTTCCTCCTGGAGTACCGCAACAAGTCGGTCCGGCTGACGTACTCCGGCGACGACTTCGCGCTTCCGCCCAACCTCTTCGTGATCGGCACCATGAACACCGCCGACCGGTCGATCGCCCTGGTCGATGCGGCGATGCGCCGCCGCTTCGCCTTCGTCGAACTGTCCCCGCGCACCGAGCCGACGAGCGGGCTGCTGCGCCGCTGGCTCACGCGTGAGGGTCGCGACACCGAACCGGCCGATCTGCTCGACGCGCTCAACTCCCGTATCGACGACGCCGACTTCCGCATCGGACCCTCCTACCTGATGAAGAGCGGCGTCTATCGGGAGGGCGGACTGGAGCGGACATGGCGGACCAAGATTCTGCCGCTGCTTGAGGAGTACCACTACGGGGAGGGCGTGGACGTCGAGAAGCGGTACGGACTCGCCGCCGTGCGGGAGTCGTCGGGGTGA